The Geminocystis sp. NIES-3708 genomic sequence TGGAGCAACGACTGTAACTCTATGTCCATGATGAGCCATCGTATTAGCTAAAGTACGAATACCGAGGGCAAAAATGCCATCATCGTTACTAATTAAAATGTGCATTTTTATTTAAGTAATACATAAAGGAAAGATAAAAAGTATGATAATTTGTCAATTATTAATTATTAAAGTGTTTTCTCTGATTTTATCATTTTTTCATAACAGCACCATCCTAATAATATCATGGTAATAGCAAATATAATTAGGAAGAAAAAATGACCTTGAATTTCATCAAAATATTTTCCTTTTCCCCATACATCAATTAAAGCCTCATTCATGTGAAAAATAGGGTTAAACTGTGCTATTTTTAAAAGTTTTTCAGGAAATAAAGAACTAGGAAAAAAAGTTCCTCCAAGAATTAACAAAGGTACACCAAAAGTTGCAACTATAGTATTAACATCTTCTGTTCTTTTTGCTAATTGAGTTCCTAAAATAAATCCTAAACCAACATAACTAATAATACTTAAAAAGATGATAACGAAACCTAAAATTATTGAACCTGAGATATATTTTCCTGAGAAAAAAAGTAAACCATAAACTAAAATTGTTTGCAAAATACCGATGAAAAAATGAGCAAAAAAAATACCAAAAAAATAAGAAATTCCAGACAATGGTGAAATAAATAAACGTTTGAGAGTTTTTTGTTCTCTTTCAGCAACAATAGTAGCAATAGTACCTCCTAAACAGCTAAAAAATAATGCAGCACCGATAAGACTAGATGGAGCTGATATTTTCATCGCTAAAGTAGTTGTTATTTTTGCTCTTTCGGCAATGATATAACTATTAATTAACAAGATAAAAATAGGAAAAATCATCCAAAAAATAATACTTCTTTTTCTAGTAAATAACTCTCTTAAAATTCTTTCTGTTACTGCTAATGTTTGAGCAAAATATTCCATTATTTATTAACTATTAACACAAATTAATATAATTTTTTTACTAACTATAAATACATTGATTCTAAATCATTTATTCATAATTAAAGATTAAAAGATTCATTGAAGATAATAAAATATAAATTTTAACGACTATTAACTATTGCCAATCGTTAATTATTAATTACCAACTATCCTTGAGAATCTCGACGACCTAAATCATAAACAGCAGAAGAAATACAAGCTAAAATACCAATACTAATAGACCAATTCCTGCCTAAAGTTAATTCTACTAACCAATTAGCAATAATACCAATAATTAGAAAAGGAATAATACTCATAAAAGAAGCTAAAAAAGCATTTTGTGATTCTTTATCTTTGCGAGTGCGTTTAAACTCTGCATCGGAAGTATATAAAAAACGTTGTGCAAAATTAAACCAATGATCTAATTTATCAATAATAGATTCTCTAAGGTTAGCTAAACAGATATATAAAGCTAAACACCAAAGACAACTACCCGCAATAATGGTTGTATTGATTTCCCAAGAGAATAACTCCATAATTTTTTTTTAATAAGTTTTTTGAGAATTATATTATAAAGTAATTAGGGAAGGCTTATATTGAGCATAATTAATGATTTTTTCTAATTGATAAGCTAATTGTAATATAGTTGCTTCATCTGTTGGTTTCCCGACTAATTGAACTCCTATGGGAATACCTTGCTCTGTGAATCCTGTAGGAATAGCGATGGCAGGTTGTCCTGTAGCATTAAAAGGGGGACAAGGAGTAATCCAATCAATAATACTTTGTAAAGTATTTTCGGGAGATAAGTCTGCCCATGTATCAACTTTAATGGCAGGTTTTAGATAAGTAGGTAATAGTAAAACGTCAAAATCATCAAAAAAAGCAATTATTTGGCGAGAAATCATCTGCACTTGATGTAGTGCTCGTAAATAATTTCCTAAATCTTGAGAACGTTCTCTTAACCAACGATTCATGGGTGTAAGTATTTGTTCAGGAAAACCAGAACCTGTAATACTAGATTGCCAAATAGTAACAAAAGGTTCAACCAAAGAGGTAAAATCAGGACAAGCGTCTGTTAAAATATGTCCCATATCTTCTAAATGATGAGCAATCTTTTCAACTTGTTGTTTTATAATCTCATCAGCTTTACCACCAGGTAAAATAGAAGTGGCAAAGGCAATTTTTAATTTTTCTGTTTCTTGAGTAATACCATCTAAAAAAGAATTCTTGGGATTTGGCAACCAATAAGGATCACCTGTAACATATCCTGAAATAACATCCAGTAAAGCCGCACTATCAGCTACAGTGCGACTAAGACAGCCATGAGTACCAATGCCCCCTTGATAATCCCCTACTGGTGCGTTAGAAACCCTACCCCGTGAAGGTTTTAATCCTACTAAACCACAACAAAAAGCTGGACCTCTCACTGAACCACCACCATCAGATCCATGTGCTACAGGAATTAATCCAGCCGCTACTGCCGCCGCCGCCCCACCACTAGAGCCACCAGAAGTATATTCTAAATCCCATGGATTCCGACAAGGGGGTAAGCCAATAGATTCTGTATAAGGTAAAGAGCCTAATTCAGAGGTAGATGTTTTACCAAGAATAATAAAACCGCTTTGTTTGATTTTTTTCACAATACCGCAATCATATTCTGCAATTTTATCTTTAATAAAACCATTACCATAAGCAATAGGCATTCCTTCAACGGGATATAAATCTTTAATGGCGGTAGGAATACCAAAAAAGATAGGTAAAGTGGATGTATCTTGAGTTTTACCTAAAATTTCTGTTTTTATTTTTGCTTCTTCAATGGCATTTTCTATGGCTACATAAGCAAAACTACCAAGTTGAGAATCTATTAGATTAATTCTTTCTCCATAAAATTGGATTAATTCTAAGGGAGAAATTTCTTTGCGGTGGATTAAGTTACTTAAATCTAAAGCAGAACTA encodes the following:
- a CDS encoding ABC transporter permease, translated to MEYFAQTLAVTERILRELFTRKRSIIFWMIFPIFILLINSYIIAERAKITTTLAMKISAPSSLIGAALFFSCLGGTIATIVAEREQKTLKRLFISPLSGISYFFGIFFAHFFIGILQTILVYGLLFFSGKYISGSIILGFVIIFLSIISYVGLGFILGTQLAKRTEDVNTIVATFGVPLLILGGTFFPSSLFPEKLLKIAQFNPIFHMNEALIDVWGKGKYFDEIQGHFFFLIIFAITMILLGWCCYEKMIKSEKTL
- a CDS encoding amidase — protein: MKNLEFSSALDLSNLIHRKEISPLELIQFYGERINLIDSQLGSFAYVAIENAIEEAKIKTEILGKTQDTSTLPIFFGIPTAIKDLYPVEGMPIAYGNGFIKDKIAEYDCGIVKKIKQSGFIILGKTSTSELGSLPYTESIGLPPCRNPWDLEYTSGGSSGGAAAAVAAGLIPVAHGSDGGGSVRGPAFCCGLVGLKPSRGRVSNAPVGDYQGGIGTHGCLSRTVADSAALLDVISGYVTGDPYWLPNPKNSFLDGITQETEKLKIAFATSILPGGKADEIIKQQVEKIAHHLEDMGHILTDACPDFTSLVEPFVTIWQSSITGSGFPEQILTPMNRWLRERSQDLGNYLRALHQVQMISRQIIAFFDDFDVLLLPTYLKPAIKVDTWADLSPENTLQSIIDWITPCPPFNATGQPAIAIPTGFTEQGIPIGVQLVGKPTDEATILQLAYQLEKIINYAQYKPSLITL